Within Cellulophaga sp. L1A9, the genomic segment TTTGAACCATATAATTTGATAGAAATCTGTTCTATGCGGCTTAATTAAATCCTTGTGGAAATCTTTATATAAAGTCGCTAAGCTTTTAATTTCAAACTCATGAGGAAGACCTTCCTTAAACACGTATTTTTCTATATCCTGATTCACCCTAAAAAAAATTATCGGTTCCAAGCTACGGAATTTATAAGAAATACATCTCTTAGCCCCGCATTTTAAGCGCTAAAATTAATAATCGCACTCTTTTTAACTTTAAATTGAACGCATAAACTCTCTTAATAAAACAGCAACTACATTATGCAATTATAAGAAGTAAAAAATTAAAATTGAAAGAAATAAGATGTTTCTTACAGCACTTGAAACCCGTGTGCATAGGGGTCGTCGTCATCTATAAGTATTGTATTATAGCCATATATTTTTGCCCAACCTTGAATACTCGGAAGTATGGCTACTTTATTCTTCAAAGTAGTTTCGGCTTCTATCTGCCCTATAAATTGAGACCCTATATAACTTTCATGAATAAACTTATCGCCTTTTTTTAATTTTCCTTTAGCATGCCATTGTGCCATTCGCGCAGAAGTTCCTGTTCCACAAGGAGATCTATCAATTGCTTTATCCCCATAAAATACAGCGTTACGTGCTGTTGCTTCTGGTGCAATAGTATCTCCTGTCCATAGGATATGACTTACATCTCGAATAGTCTCATCTTCTGGATGCACAAATGCTCCTGGATATTTTTCATTAATTTTAGAACGAATTTCTTGACTAAACTGAATTAATTTGCCCGCTGAGTACTCTTGGATCCCTCTAAAGTTCTTTTGCGGATCTACAATGGCATAAAAATTCCCGCCATAAGAAACATCAAATATTAGTTCTCCTAGACCTGTACAATCTATAGTTAAGTTAGTTTCCGCTAAATATGATTTTACATTTGTGAGTTTTACCCAATCTACTTTCTTTCCTGTCTGTTGGTACTCAATTAATACTAAACCTGCAGGAGTTTCCATCCGCACACTACCTGGCGTTTTAGGCGTTATTAATCCTTCTTCTATCCCTATAGTAATTGCCCCTATAGTACCATGCCCACA encodes:
- a CDS encoding 4-hydroxyproline epimerase, coding for MASKTFFCVDAHTCGNPVRVVAGGGPNLTGENMSQKRQHFLSEYDWIRKGLMFEPRGHDMMSGSIFYPPTNPENDFGILFIETSGCLPMCGHGTIGAITIGIEEGLITPKTPGSVRMETPAGLVLIEYQQTGKKVDWVKLTNVKSYLAETNLTIDCTGLGELIFDVSYGGNFYAIVDPQKNFRGIQEYSAGKLIQFSQEIRSKINEKYPGAFVHPEDETIRDVSHILWTGDTIAPEATARNAVFYGDKAIDRSPCGTGTSARMAQWHAKGKLKKGDKFIHESYIGSQFIGQIEAETTLKNKVAILPSIQGWAKIYGYNTILIDDDDPYAHGFQVL